One Solanum pennellii chromosome 9, SPENNV200 DNA segment encodes these proteins:
- the LOC107031077 gene encoding uncharacterized protein LOC107031077: protein MAESPTTSGMTRKVVVLFLIGLLAYVYQAITPPPPIICGSPGGNPITAPRIKLSDGRHLAYKEQGVSKNEAKYKIVFIHGFDCCRHDVVIASTLSQDVIESLGIYIVSIDRPGYGESDPHPQRTPKSLALDIEELADQLELGSKFYVVGFSMGGQAVWGLLKYIPHRLAGATLLTPVVNYWWPGFPSNLSTKSYYDQLLPDQWTLRVGHYLPWLTYWWNTQKYFPSSSVAAHSPDIFKTQDMQLAPRFAGSQEKYKAQIRQQGEFESLHRDVNIGFGTWEFDPMDLKNPFDKNEGFVHLWQGDEDGLVPVILQRYIAQKLPWIQYHEITGGGHLFPYADGMGDKIIKTFLLGEKFEV from the exons ATGGCAGAGTCCCCTACTACCTCAg GTATGACTAGAAAAGTTGTTGTACTTTTCTTGATTGGATTGTTGGCATATGTTTATCAAGCAATTACACCACCTCCTCCAATAATTTGTGGTTCTCCCGGAGGCAATCCCATCACTGCACCACGAATAAAACTCTCCGATGGAAGGCATTTGGCGTATAAAGAACAAGGTGTTTCGAAAAATGAAGCAAAGTACAAAATTGTGTTCATCCATGGATTTGATTGTTGTAGACATGATGTTGTTATTGCCAGCACCCTTTCTCAA GATGTTATTGAGAGTTTGGGAATATATATTGTGTCAATTGATAGACCTGGTTATGGTGAAAGTGATCCTCATCCACAAAGAACACCAAAGAGTTTAGCTCTTGATATTGAAGAATTAGCAGATCAATTGGAATTGGGATCCAAATTTTATGTTGTTGGATTTTCTATGGGTGGACAAGCTGTTTGGGGCCTTCTCAAGTATATTCCTCACAG ATTGGCAGGAGCAACACTTCTAACACCTGTGGTTAACTATTGGTGGCCTGGTTTCCCATCAAATTTGTCAACAAAATCATATTATGATCAACTTTTGCCTGATCAATGGACACTTAGAGTTGGTCATTATCTTCCATGGTTAACATATTGGTGGAacactcaaaaatattttccatcttCTAGTGTTGCAGCTCATAGCCctgatatttttaaaactcaAGATATGCAATTAGCACCAAGATTTGCTGGttcacaagaaaaatataag GCACAAATTAGACAACAAGGGGAATTTGAATCACTCCATAGAGATGTAAATATTGGATTTGGTACATGGGAATTTGATCCAATGGATTTAAAAAATCcatttgataaaaatgaaggaTTTGTTCATTTATGGCAAGGTGATGAAGATGGACTTGTACCTGTTATTTTACAAAGATATATTGCACAAAAATTACCATGGATTCAATATCATGAAATTACAGGGGGTGGTCATTTATTTCCTTATGCTGATGGAATGGGagataaaattatcaaaacattTTTACTTGGTGAAAAATTTGAAGTATAA
- the LOC107029862 gene encoding uncharacterized protein LOC107029862 produces the protein MIGKILVILLIGFLAFAYQAIKPPPPKICGSPGGPLITAPRIKLSDGRHLAYKEQGVPKDEAKYKIVFIHGFDCCRHDVVIASTLSHDVIESLGIYIVSFDRPGYGESDPHPQRTPQSLALDVEELADQLKLGSKFYVTGFSMGGQAVWGCLKYIPHRLAGAGLVAPVASIWWPGFPANLTGKSYYDMPAPDLWTVRVAHYLPWLTYWWNTQKFFPSSSVAAHSPDIFSTQDKRLAPRFDASQEPYRAQIRQQGEFESIHRDMIIGIKTWEFDPMDLEDPFPNNGDSVHIWQGDEDGLVPVVLQRYVAERLPWVRYHELKGSGHMFPYVDGMGDKIMKTFLLEETFVL, from the exons ATGATTGGGAAAATACTTGTAATTTTGTTGATTGGTTTCTTGGCATTTGCTTATCAAGCAATTAAGCCACCTCCTCCGAAAATTTGTGGTTCTCCCGGAGGCCCTCTCATCACTGCACCACGAATAAAACTCTCCGATGGAAGACATTTGGCGTATAAGGAGCAAGGTGTTCCGAAAGATGAAGCAAAGTACAAAATTGTGTTCATCCATGGATTTGATTGTTGCAGACATGATGTTGTTATTGCAAGCACACTTTCTCAT GATGTTATAGAGAGTTTGGGAATATACATTGTTTCGTTTGATCGTCCTGGTTATGGGGAAAGTGATCCTCATCCACAACGAACGCCTCAGAGCTTAGCTCTCGATGTTGAGGAGCTAGCTGATCAATTGAAGTTAGGATCCAAATTCTATGTAACAGGATTTTCCATGGGTGGACAAGCAGTTTGGGGCTGTCTTAAATATATTCCTCATAG ATTGGCGGGAGCAGGGCTTGTAGCGCCTGTGGCTAGCATATGGTGGCCGGGTTTTCCTGCAAATTTGACAGGAAAATCATACTACGATATGCCAGCCCCGGATCTATGGACAGTTCGAGTTGCTCACTATCTTCCTTGGCTGACTTATTGGTGGAACACACAGAAGTTTTTCCCTTCTTCTAGCGTTGCAGCTCACAGCCCCGATATCTTTTCAACTCAGGACAAACGATTAGCCCCGAGGTTTGATGCCTCTCAAGAACCATATCGG GCACAAATTAGACAACAAGGGGAGTTCGAGTCCATCCATCGCGATATGATAATTGGAATAAAGACATGGGAATTCGACCCTATGGATCTAGAAGATCCATTCCCTAACAACGGAGACTCTGTTCACATATGGCAAGGGGACGAAGACGGTCTTGTACCAGTCGTTCTGCAACGATATGTTGCAGAACGACTACCTTGGGTTCGATATCACGAACTTAAAGGTAGTGGTCACATGTTTCCTTATGTAGATGGAATGGGAGATAAGATTATGAAGACATTCTTACTTGAAGAGACCTTCGTTTTGTAA